A genomic segment from Methanolobus zinderi encodes:
- a CDS encoding hydantoinase B/oxoprolinase family protein has translation MPSEKNESWEFWIDRGGTFTDIVAKSPEGKLFTHKLLSDNPEHYEDAAMHGVRHILESLSEGSVRSEEISSIKMGTTVGTNALLERKGEPTALITTEGFRDALRIAYQNRPDIFALNIRLPELLYDRVAEIQERYAARGEEIVPLDIEHSREELQRIYDTGIRSVAIVLMHAYRYPEHELQLKGIAEKIGFSHISLSHEVSPLMKFVSSGETTVVDAYLSPVLKRYIDMITKKLDESGGKTQLLFMQSGGGLTDSRYFRGRDCILSGPAGGIVGAVRTSEMSGFKNIITFDMGGTSTDVAHYSGEYERSFETELAGVHLRSPMLHIHTVAAGGGSVLHFDSGRFRTGPDSAGSDPGPACYRKGGPLTVTDCNLMLGRIQPDHFPHVFGPEANMPLDTNIVVRKFEELAKEVAEFTGEDYSPEKVAEGFLKVAVENMANAIKKISIQRGYDIKNYTLCCFGGAGAQHACRVADSMSLKTVFIHPFAGVLSAYGMGLADQRILKEHAVEKVLSDELVRKLSVEFARMEAEGKDEMLAQGVREENISSLHKVHVKYMGTDTPLIVDSGSREEIADAFNREHRKRFGFIMEDKELVVEAISVETVGAGEKMVENETLFSENESEKTNFTRMYTHGSFHRIPTIKRTSLKPGAEIKGPSIIAEENTTVVIEPGWEAEITENNCLVIRKVEKVSEIRDIGTEADPVMLEIFNNRFMSIAEQMGYTLQNTAYSVNIKERLDFSCAVFDRKGNLVANAPHIPVHLGSMGESVRSIIDQFRDMQEGDVYMINSPFRGGTHLPDITVISPVFIEDQPVFYVASRGHHADIGGISPASMPPGSTHIEEEGVMTDGMRIVEQGHFLEEGVNEWLLYSKNPVRNPQQNIADLRAQVAANEKGAIELKRLAEAFSLETVEAYMRHVQDNAEEAVRSVISQLKDGESVQVFDDGSEIRVKVSIDRENREAKIDFNGSSAQHPGNFNAPVAVCRAAVLYVFRTLVQENIPLNEGCLKPLDIHIPEGSMLNPEYPAAVVAGNVETSQAIVDALLTALGVMAGSQGTMNNLTFGNAEHQYYETICGGSGAGDGFNGTDTVHTHMTNSRITDPEVLEWRFPVLLEEFSIRQGSGGRGKYSGGNGAVRKIRFLEPMKVAILSGHREVEPAGLNGGENGKAGRNYIVKRDGVILELGGKAECSLNPGDVIVIETPGGGGFGESEGNSRKS, from the coding sequence ATGCCTTCTGAGAAAAACGAGAGCTGGGAATTCTGGATCGATCGTGGCGGAACTTTTACCGACATTGTGGCAAAATCACCGGAAGGAAAACTGTTTACACATAAACTGCTCTCGGACAACCCTGAACACTACGAAGACGCAGCCATGCACGGGGTCCGGCACATACTTGAATCCTTATCCGAAGGGTCCGTAAGATCCGAAGAGATCTCATCCATAAAGATGGGAACCACCGTGGGAACCAACGCATTGCTGGAGCGCAAAGGAGAGCCAACAGCCCTTATCACAACTGAGGGTTTCAGGGATGCACTTCGCATAGCCTATCAGAACAGACCCGACATATTTGCACTTAACATAAGGCTGCCAGAACTACTCTATGACAGGGTGGCGGAGATACAGGAGCGCTATGCTGCCAGGGGTGAGGAGATCGTACCACTGGATATAGAGCATTCCCGAGAAGAGCTTCAAAGGATATATGATACAGGAATCCGATCCGTTGCAATTGTGCTGATGCATGCCTACCGTTACCCGGAACATGAGCTGCAGTTAAAGGGAATAGCAGAGAAGATCGGTTTTTCTCACATATCACTTTCACACGAGGTCAGCCCGCTGATGAAATTTGTTAGCAGCGGAGAGACCACCGTTGTGGATGCGTATCTGTCACCTGTATTGAAAAGATACATTGATATGATTACAAAAAAGCTGGACGAATCAGGCGGGAAAACACAGCTCTTGTTCATGCAGTCAGGAGGAGGACTTACAGATTCCCGATATTTCAGGGGCAGGGACTGTATACTATCCGGACCTGCAGGAGGTATAGTGGGTGCTGTCAGGACTTCGGAAATGTCAGGTTTTAAAAATATAATCACATTTGATATGGGAGGCACATCCACAGATGTTGCCCATTACAGCGGTGAATATGAGAGGAGTTTTGAGACAGAACTTGCAGGAGTGCATCTGCGTTCTCCGATGTTACACATCCATACCGTTGCAGCTGGCGGAGGGTCAGTGCTGCATTTTGATTCTGGCAGGTTCCGCACAGGCCCGGACTCCGCAGGATCAGACCCCGGACCTGCATGCTATCGAAAAGGAGGACCGCTGACCGTCACAGACTGCAATCTCATGCTTGGAAGGATACAGCCGGACCATTTTCCCCATGTGTTCGGCCCTGAAGCAAACATGCCTCTTGACACAAATATCGTAGTCAGGAAGTTCGAAGAGCTTGCAAAAGAGGTCGCGGAGTTCACAGGTGAGGATTACTCTCCCGAAAAGGTTGCAGAGGGTTTTCTGAAAGTCGCTGTTGAGAACATGGCCAATGCCATCAAGAAGATATCCATACAGAGAGGTTACGACATCAAGAACTATACCCTGTGCTGCTTTGGTGGTGCAGGGGCACAGCATGCCTGCAGGGTTGCGGATTCGATGAGCCTTAAGACTGTTTTCATACATCCCTTTGCAGGAGTGCTCTCAGCTTATGGCATGGGACTTGCAGACCAGAGAATACTGAAGGAACATGCAGTGGAAAAGGTGCTAAGCGATGAACTGGTCAGAAAACTGAGTGTCGAGTTTGCCAGGATGGAAGCAGAAGGAAAAGATGAGATGCTGGCACAGGGAGTCCGGGAAGAAAATATCAGTTCGCTTCACAAGGTGCATGTAAAGTACATGGGAACCGATACGCCCCTTATAGTTGACTCAGGAAGCAGGGAAGAGATTGCCGATGCATTCAACCGGGAACACAGAAAACGCTTCGGGTTCATAATGGAAGACAAGGAGCTTGTTGTGGAAGCAATTTCGGTGGAGACCGTGGGTGCCGGAGAGAAGATGGTGGAAAATGAGACCTTGTTTTCCGAAAACGAGAGTGAGAAAACAAACTTTACCAGAATGTACACTCATGGAAGCTTCCACAGGATACCGACCATCAAACGCACTAGCCTGAAACCGGGAGCAGAGATAAAAGGACCATCCATAATAGCCGAAGAGAATACCACTGTTGTGATCGAGCCGGGGTGGGAGGCAGAAATCACAGAGAATAACTGCCTGGTGATCAGGAAGGTAGAGAAAGTCTCAGAAATAAGAGATATCGGGACAGAAGCCGATCCTGTGATGCTTGAGATATTCAATAACAGGTTCATGTCCATTGCGGAGCAGATGGGTTATACCCTCCAGAATACAGCCTATTCGGTGAATATCAAAGAAAGGCTTGATTTTTCGTGTGCTGTCTTTGACAGGAAAGGCAATCTTGTTGCCAATGCTCCCCATATTCCCGTACACCTGGGTTCCATGGGAGAAAGTGTCCGCTCCATCATAGACCAGTTCAGGGATATGCAGGAAGGGGATGTCTACATGATAAACTCTCCTTTCAGGGGAGGCACACATCTCCCGGATATCACTGTGATCAGCCCTGTTTTCATTGAGGATCAGCCAGTCTTCTATGTCGCATCCAGGGGACACCATGCTGACATCGGAGGTATCAGTCCGGCTTCCATGCCACCCGGAAGTACACATATCGAGGAGGAAGGTGTCATGACCGACGGGATGCGTATAGTCGAACAGGGGCATTTCCTGGAAGAAGGTGTAAACGAATGGTTGCTATACAGCAAAAATCCGGTACGTAATCCCCAACAGAATATCGCGGACCTGCGTGCACAGGTGGCTGCCAATGAGAAGGGTGCTATAGAATTAAAACGGCTTGCAGAGGCATTTTCCCTTGAAACCGTGGAGGCATATATGAGGCATGTTCAGGACAATGCCGAGGAGGCTGTGAGGTCGGTGATCAGCCAGCTGAAGGACGGGGAGTCCGTGCAGGTCTTTGATGACGGAAGTGAGATCAGGGTAAAGGTCAGCATTGACAGGGAAAATAGAGAGGCAAAGATCGACTTCAATGGAAGCTCGGCCCAGCATCCCGGAAACTTCAATGCGCCTGTGGCTGTCTGCAGGGCGGCTGTGCTCTATGTGTTCAGGACACTGGTGCAGGAGAACATTCCGCTGAACGAAGGATGCCTTAAACCACTGGACATCCATATACCTGAGGGATCTATGCTCAATCCTGAATATCCCGCGGCGGTTGTTGCAGGAAATGTGGAGACATCACAGGCGATCGTGGATGCATTGCTCACAGCGCTCGGAGTGATGGCAGGCTCCCAGGGAACCATGAACAATCTCACCTTCGGCAATGCAGAGCACCAGTACTACGAGACCATATGCGGAGGCTCAGGAGCAGGAGATGGTTTTAACGGAACAGATACGGTGCATACACATATGACAAACTCCAGGATTACCGATCCTGAGGTCCTTGAGTGGCGCTTTCCCGTACTGCTGGAGGAGTTCTCCATCAGGCAGGGAAGTGGTGGAAGAGGAAAATACTCCGGAGGCAACGGAGCTGTCAGGAAGATACGTTTCCTTGAGCCGATGAAAGTGGCCATATTATCCGGACACAGAGAGGTGGAACCAGCCGGATTGAATGGAGGGGAGAACGGAAAAGCCGGTCGTAACTATATAGTTAAAAGGGATGGGGTCATTCTTGAACTTGGGGGAAAAGCCGAATGTTCTCTGAATCCGGGAGATGTCATTGTTATTGAGACCCCCGGAGGTGGAGGTTTCGGAGAGTCGGAGGGGAATTCCAGAAAATCTTAA
- a CDS encoding bifunctional nuclease family protein, with amino-acid sequence MVNILGRSVPAVMLEDEEGSLMPIHIGNAEALSINSVLKSETMPRPMTHDLIITMLERLGTKIESVFIDEKIDNIYYARLRLDREGSDIEFDARPSDCIAMALRQNAPILIDRDIFADDSIDKENFQLSKSSDDFE; translated from the coding sequence ATGGTAAATATTCTGGGAAGATCTGTTCCCGCTGTGATGCTCGAAGACGAAGAAGGTTCCCTTATGCCAATCCATATTGGCAATGCAGAGGCACTTTCCATCAATTCGGTATTGAAGAGCGAGACAATGCCAAGACCCATGACACATGACCTGATCATTACCATGCTTGAGAGACTGGGAACGAAGATCGAAAGTGTGTTTATAGACGAGAAGATCGACAACATCTATTACGCAAGGCTCAGGCTTGACAGGGAGGGAAGCGATATCGAGTTCGATGCCCGTCCGAGTGATTGCATCGCCATGGCACTCAGGCAGAATGCTCCGATCCTGATCGACAGGGATATCTTTGCTGATGATTCCATAGACAAGGAAAACTTCCAGCTATCAAAATCATCTGACGATTTTGAATAG
- a CDS encoding DUF1614 domain-containing protein translates to MRHRIFYHPLKFIFTVILVILLAFSISILFFGLASTAFARIGFSWSDAFVLLFLSLLGSNINIPLTTIESETPIENHRFVKVFGVSYRVPFKETFKTKTTLAINVGGAIIPALVSFYLLSLFPEAIQYSIYATAIVAVISKIIARPVKGVGIVSPAFIPPIAAALSSMLVVSMAGASRDMLFITAYVSGTMGTLIGADLLNLRAISKIGAPVASIGGAGTFDGVFLAGVIAVLLL, encoded by the coding sequence ATGAGACATAGAATTTTTTATCATCCGTTGAAGTTCATTTTCACCGTCATTCTGGTGATCTTACTTGCCTTCAGCATATCCATCCTCTTTTTCGGCCTTGCCAGTACGGCATTCGCGAGGATCGGGTTCTCATGGAGTGATGCCTTTGTACTTCTCTTCCTCTCACTTCTGGGAAGCAATATCAATATCCCTCTCACGACGATAGAATCCGAGACCCCTATTGAGAACCACCGTTTTGTAAAGGTCTTCGGAGTATCCTACCGGGTTCCTTTCAAGGAAACTTTCAAGACAAAGACAACCCTGGCAATAAACGTAGGCGGAGCAATTATCCCGGCTCTGGTATCTTTCTACCTGCTGAGCCTCTTCCCGGAAGCAATCCAATACTCCATCTACGCGACCGCCATAGTCGCAGTGATATCTAAAATCATAGCCCGCCCCGTAAAAGGTGTGGGAATCGTATCTCCCGCATTCATTCCACCCATTGCAGCCGCACTCAGTTCCATGCTTGTGGTTTCCATGGCCGGAGCAAGCCGGGACATGCTTTTCATCACAGCCTACGTGAGCGGGACCATGGGCACACTCATAGGTGCCGACCTGCTGAACCTCAGGGCAATAAGCAAGATCGGGGCGCCGGTGGCTAGTATCGGTGGCGCGGGGACATTTGATGGGGTGTTTCTGGCAGGGGTTATTGCGGTGTTGTTGTTGTGA